From the candidate division KSB1 bacterium genome, the window GCAACCTGCTTTTGAGGGTATGGAAAATGTCTTTCTTTTGAATGCCGTTTCTATGACTGAAACAGCCCAGGGTTTAGCGGCAGTCGAAGCGGCAAAATCAGCCGGAATCAAACGAATCATTTATTTATCCGTTCATAATCTATATGACGGGTTGCATATTCCCCATTTTAAAACAAAAGTCCCTATCGAAAATGCCATAAAAGAATCCGGCATTGCTTATACGATCTTAGCGCCAAATAATTATTATCAAAATGATTATTGGTTTAAGCAGGCTATTATGGAGTATGGAGTTTATCCACAACCCGTCGGCGATGTTGGACTTAACCGTGTTGATGTTCGTGACATAGCTGAAGCTGCCGTAAACGCATTTTTTGAACCTGGCCATGACGGGAAAACATACCCATTAGTCGGACCTGATGTTCATACCGGAAATGATATTGCAGCTATCTTTAGTAAACATTTGGACAAAGAAATTCATTATGGCGGCAACGATCTGGAAGCATGGGGTGAACAGTCAAAACAATTCTTGCCGGAATGGATGATTCATGATTTCAAGATTATGTATCAACATTTTCAGGATCACGGATTTATTGCATCTGATGAGGACTATATCCAACAAAAAAGGATATTGAAAAAGGACCCCCGCAGCTTCGATGCTTTTGTTGGTGAACTTGCAGGAGATTGGAAGAGTTGAGACTTTAGTTACACAAACACGATTGTCTTTGCCTCAGTACTCCAGGTTTTTGAGTCCTGTTCTGTGGTTTTATCTTTCTGATTTGGCAAATCATATAAAATATTCCTTGCTAAAACCTTTCTTATGTATCTAATTAGTGTCTGAACGAAAAACACCCGCATGCTTTTAGGCTGTCCGAGAACAGGTTTTGTCACTCCTGCATGCTTAAAGCGGGTGTTATTCCGTGCTTGATAACGTAAAAAGATCCCCGATAATCCCGCCCAGGCGGGACGGGAATGACATTTTGGTAGGGCTCGAACAGCAGGCTTACCCGCTAAAAGCATGTGGAAACAAGTTTTTGCAAGAAAGATTTACAGGAATGCTCAGGCATTAATGAGTTGATAGGTATTCCCTTTGAATCATCTCAATCGTTTATTTAAAACAGGTGCACATTTTATTTCAACAAAAGAAAGGAGTTGTTCATGCGTTTAAGATTGTTACTGACGATTATTCTATCCATGATTTTATTTCCAGGTAAAGGATACTCACAAGATTTCGAATTCTATCCGAATGCGAGTTATAATCCAAATATCCCAACTTTGCAGCAAGTTGTGGGTCATAAATGGGGTGAAAAGGTAACCATGCATCACGAGGTGCAGCAATACATAAAAGCATTGGCCGAGGCTTCACCAAATGTCGAAGTGGTTGAATATGGAAAAACCTGGGAAGGACGAACGCTTTACTATCTCATCGTCGCTTCACAAGAAAACATGGCAAGAATAGATGATATCAAAGCAGGTATGAAAAAACTTGCTAATCCACAAACCATCAACGATAGGGAAGCAAATCAATTAATCGCCTCATTACCTTCGATCACATGGTTGGCTTATGGCGTACACGGTAATGAAATTTCCAGTACAGACGCCGGCTTGCTAACCGCTTATCACCTGGCCGCCGCAGTCAATGATACACTGGCGCAATCTGTTTTGCAAAACAGTATCGTCCTCATCGATCCAATGCAAAACCCGGATGGCCGCGACCGTTTCATCAATTATTTTCGCCAAACTCGCGGCCGCTGGGCTGACGAAAACCAACAGTCTGCCGAGCATCGGGAAGTCTGGCCTGGTGGTCGTACCAACCACTATCTTTTCGACATGAACCGGGATTGGTTCGCATTAACCCAGCCGGAAACCCGGGGTAAAGTAGCGCTATTTTTAGACTGGTATCCGCAAGTCGTGGTGGATTTACATGAGATGGGTTCAAACTCGACGTATTATTTTGCGCCACCGGCTGATCCGTTAAATCCAGAAATACCGCCTGCCCAACTTCAATGGCTGAAAAACTACGGTAAGGATATTGCCAGGTGGTTTGACCGAATGAAGTTCGACTATTTTACGCGCGAAGTTTTTGATTCATTTTATCCAGGTTATGGTGAAGGCTGGCCGATGTTTCATGGATCAATAGGAATGACTTATGAGCAAGCTTCTACCCGAGGTCTGGTAGTAAAACGAAGCGATGAAACTGTCATGCATTATCGTGAAACCGTGCAGCACCATTTCATTTCCTCACTATCAACTGCCGAGACTTCCGCAAAAAATCGACAGGATCTCCTGAAATACTTTTATGAATATCGTCGCTCAGCGATTGAAGAAGGCGGTCGTGAACAAATCAAAGAATTTATTTTTACCCCGGGAAACGATCCTGACCACGCCGCTAAACTGGCAGGGCTGTTACTCTCACAAGGAGTAGAGGTACAACAAGCAACAGAATCATTCAGCAATAGCAAAGTGGAAGATTATTACGATGGCGGTGTCCAATCGAAGACTTTTCCCGCAGGAACTTATCTTGTCTCGTTAAGTCAACCCGCAAAGCGCATGGCCAAAACTTTGCTTATTAAGCAAGTTTCAATGGATGATAAATTTATCCAGGAACAAATCAGGCGGCAGAAAAAAAGATTGGGCAACCAGATTTACGATGTCACGGGTTGGTCGCTGCCATTATTATATGATGTGGATGCTTATATGGCCCATGTGCCTTCCAAGGGTCAATTCAAAAAATTGGAGCACACTCCCGCTTCTGTGGGAAAAATAAGCGGTAAGGCAAAATTGGCGT encodes:
- a CDS encoding peptidase M14, which encodes MRLRLLLTIILSMILFPGKGYSQDFEFYPNASYNPNIPTLQQVVGHKWGEKVTMHHEVQQYIKALAEASPNVEVVEYGKTWEGRTLYYLIVASQENMARIDDIKAGMKKLANPQTINDREANQLIASLPSITWLAYGVHGNEISSTDAGLLTAYHLAAAVNDTLAQSVLQNSIVLIDPMQNPDGRDRFINYFRQTRGRWADENQQSAEHREVWPGGRTNHYLFDMNRDWFALTQPETRGKVALFLDWYPQVVVDLHEMGSNSTYYFAPPADPLNPEIPPAQLQWLKNYGKDIARWFDRMKFDYFTREVFDSFYPGYGEGWPMFHGSIGMTYEQASTRGLVVKRSDETVMHYRETVQHHFISSLSTAETSAKNRQDLLKYFYEYRRSAIEEGGREQIKEFIFTPGNDPDHAAKLAGLLLSQGVEVQQATESFSNSKVEDYYDGGVQSKTFPAGTYLVSLSQPAKRMAKTLLIKQVSMDDKFIQEQIRRQKKRLGNQIYDVTGWSLPLLYDVDAYMAHVPSKGQFKKLEHTPASVGKISGKAKLAYLIQWGTHSAARALARLFREKIRVFSSDKPFSLEGRKYPSGSLIIKTKNNPDDLYEKLAKIAGEENLDIFATHSSWVDEGVNFGSGQVKYLKKPKIALAYNTPTSSYSTGWTRYIIEQTYGYPVTVIRTEQLGSADLTKFNVIILPNARGGYSRALGDDGTERIKNWIRSGGTLVTYGQATYWLTGEKVGLLATNRELKGGKPDKPKKDKTDKDKTDKDEENKPDLTKTFDVEKEIQPEKELPTSLAGAILRISLDKEHWLAFGYDGDANVLTEGRNIFTPLKLDKGRNVGLYMPEDKVLLSGFIWDDYKKQIANKAYLMHQRLGQGNVVAFAQDPNYRAFFDGLNLLLINAIFLGPSH
- a CDS encoding NmrA family NAD(P)-binding protein; amino-acid sequence: MNVLVIGGTGTVGSQVVKLLSAKGANVKVTSQSTEKINQLPDGVSGVLANLEDKNTLQPAFEGMENVFLLNAVSMTETAQGLAAVEAAKSAGIKRIIYLSVHNLYDGLHIPHFKTKVPIENAIKESGIAYTILAPNNYYQNDYWFKQAIMEYGVYPQPVGDVGLNRVDVRDIAEAAVNAFFEPGHDGKTYPLVGPDVHTGNDIAAIFSKHLDKEIHYGGNDLEAWGEQSKQFLPEWMIHDFKIMYQHFQDHGFIASDEDYIQQKRILKKDPRSFDAFVGELAGDWKS